CTGTCTGCCATAGCTTGGGAGGATAGCAAGCGGAGGGTAGGTTCGCAAGGCAGGGGCGGGCGCCGGGAGCCAAGGTCTCACTGGGGTGCGGCTTTGACTGAGGCAGCCCTCCCAGAGAACCCCTGTCAAGCCCCTGAGGTTGACAATATTGGTCAATGTTGGTAATCTCTTGTAGCTTGTGTATATGTAAAACGCTGTGATGGGGAGTAGTAGCGATAGTTCACGCTTCAGAGAGTCGGCGGATGGTGGAAAGCCGATAGCGGTTGGGTCGCGAACTCGCCCCTGAGCGGAGGGTCCCAGGGGTCACCTCTCGTTGTGGTCAGCACTTCCCCGCAAGCGCCATTGTCGGCGTGTCGGAAGCGCGAAGCCGAGGGTGGACAGCCCGGTAGGGCTCTACGGTTGCACCGTTACAGCTGCCTGAGGCGGTCCCCTCGGCGTGCGCAGCGACGCATGACCCATGGGGACAACAAAGGGTGGTACCGCGGGTAGCGATGAGCCCGTCCCTTGTGGACGGGTATTTTTGTTGCCGGGGCGGCGCCCCGGCATCAGGCTGGAGAAGGAACAATGAGGCTGAACGGCGGACAGATGATATGCCAGGCCCTCCTGAACGAGGGTGTCGACACGGTGTTCGGCATCCCCGGCGGGGCCATCATGCCGCTCTACCAGACGCTGCCCCAGTACCCGGGGCTGCGGCACATCCTGGTGCGGCACGAGCAGGGCGCAGCCATGGCGGCCGACGGCTACGGCCGCGTCACCGGCAACGTCGGCGTCTGCTTCGCCACCTCCGGGCCCGGCGCAACAAACATGGTGACTGGCCTGGCCGGCGCGATGATGGACTCGGTGCCCGTCGTGGCCATCACGGGGCAGGTCACGCGGGAGGCCATCGGCAAGGACGCCTTCCAGGAGACGGACGTCACGGGCGTCACGCTGCCGGTGCTGAAGCACAACTACCTGGTCATGACGGCGGCGGAGCTTCCGCGGGTCCTGAAGGAGGCCTTCTACCTGGCCCGCAGCGGCCGGCCCGGCCCGGTGCTGGTGGACGTTCCCAAGGACGTCTTCGTGGAGGAGGCCGAGTTCGAATACCCGGAGACGGTCGAGCTGCCGGGCTACCCGCCGCCCACCTACGGCGACGAGGAGTCGGTCAAGCGCGCGGCGGAACTTATCGCCGAGGCGAAGCGGCCGGTCATCATGGCGGGCCACGGCATCATCATCTCGCAAGCCTACAAGGAACTGCAGGAGTTCGCGGAGAAGGGGCAGTTTCCGGTGTCGACAACGCTGCTGGGCATCAGCTCCTTCAAGACGGACCACGTGCTGAACATCGGCTTGCCGGGGATGCACGGCTCCGCCTTCGCGAGCCACGCCATCAACGACTGCGACCTGCTCATCGGCTTGGGAATGCGCTTCGACGACCGGGTGACCAGCAAGGTGAGCCTCTTCGCGCCTCGGGCCAAGGTGATCCACGTGGACATCGACCCGGCGGAGCTGGGCAAGAACGTGCGGCCCACGGTGGGCATTGTCGGCAACGTCAAGCATGTGCTGGAGCAGTTGACGCCGCTGGTGGAGCGCGCAGACCGGCGCGAGTGGCTGGCGCACATCGACCAGCTGCGGACGAAGCACCCGCTGTGGTTGGAGGACGGCGACAACCAGATCCGCCCGCAGGACGTGATCCAGCAGATCTCCGACATGACGGACGGAAAGGCCATCATCGCCACGGGCGTGGGCCAGCACCAGATGTGGGCCGCGCAGCTCTACAACTTCCAGGAGTACAACAGCTTCATCACCTCCGGCGGCCTGGGCTCGATGGGGTACGAGGTGCCGTCGGCCATGGGCGCGCAGGTAGGGGAGCCGGACCGGGTGGTGTGGACCTTTGCGGGGGACGGCGGCTTCCAGATGACCATGATGGAGCTCGCCACCATGGTGGAGAACCACATCCCTGTGAAGATCGCGCTGATCAACAATTTCTCGCTGGGGATGGTGCGGCAGTGGCAGGACATCTTCTACAACCATGACTACGTGGCCACGCTGTACACGGGCAACCCGGACTTCGTGAAGCTGGCGGAGGCCTTCGGGATGAAGGGCATCCGCGCGACGAAGAAGGACGAGGTGGGCCCGGCGGTGAAGGAGGCCATGGCATGGGACGGCCCGGCGCTGGTGGACTTCCAGGTGGAGATGTCGGAGAACGTGTACCCGTTCATCCCCCCCGGAACCGGCGTGGCCGCGATGGTGGAGGACCCGCGGCTGGTGGAAAGGCGCGCGGTATGACGCAGGACGCGGGAATCAAGCAGCATACGGTGGTCGCGCTGGTGTATGACCGGCCCGGTGTCCTGAACCGGGTGGTCAGCATGGTGCGACGCCGCGCGTTCAACATCAGCAGCTTGGCCGTCGGGCACTCGGAGACGCCGGGGCTGTCGCGGATGACCTTCGTCGTCGAGGGCGACGACACGCTGCTGACGCAGGTGATGAACCAGCTCCGTAA
The sequence above is drawn from the Chloroflexota bacterium genome and encodes:
- the ilvB gene encoding biosynthetic-type acetolactate synthase large subunit, producing MRLNGGQMICQALLNEGVDTVFGIPGGAIMPLYQTLPQYPGLRHILVRHEQGAAMAADGYGRVTGNVGVCFATSGPGATNMVTGLAGAMMDSVPVVAITGQVTREAIGKDAFQETDVTGVTLPVLKHNYLVMTAAELPRVLKEAFYLARSGRPGPVLVDVPKDVFVEEAEFEYPETVELPGYPPPTYGDEESVKRAAELIAEAKRPVIMAGHGIIISQAYKELQEFAEKGQFPVSTTLLGISSFKTDHVLNIGLPGMHGSAFASHAINDCDLLIGLGMRFDDRVTSKVSLFAPRAKVIHVDIDPAELGKNVRPTVGIVGNVKHVLEQLTPLVERADRREWLAHIDQLRTKHPLWLEDGDNQIRPQDVIQQISDMTDGKAIIATGVGQHQMWAAQLYNFQEYNSFITSGGLGSMGYEVPSAMGAQVGEPDRVVWTFAGDGGFQMTMMELATMVENHIPVKIALINNFSLGMVRQWQDIFYNHDYVATLYTGNPDFVKLAEAFGMKGIRATKKDEVGPAVKEAMAWDGPALVDFQVEMSENVYPFIPPGTGVAAMVEDPRLVERRAV